A window of the Pedobacter cryoconitis genome harbors these coding sequences:
- a CDS encoding cupin-like domain-containing protein, which yields MEIQRKSNLSYQEFMDEHHNPGIPVILTDATKVWKANGLFTPDWFRENYPEKESDVLNMETGKPYKMKEVMDLAEHSSEENLAPYPLTFNISKEIPEMLDLLLPLNLGYAKPNWLESSSFKRGNWGGIIELFVGGPGGKFPYVHKDYYHLSAWINQLYGEKMFTVFPRGQEKFLYATEKNQWRSEVNVFNPDLEKHPEFKHATPISFKVSAGETLYIPFGIWHTAHSLSPTISVAFDQLNSKNFPLFMNDVWNFKKEGSKLKAVAAYLYALASGMGCRLKENF from the coding sequence ATGGAAATCCAACGAAAGTCAAACCTCAGTTATCAGGAGTTTATGGACGAGCATCATAATCCCGGAATTCCTGTAATTTTAACGGATGCAACGAAAGTCTGGAAGGCAAATGGTTTATTTACGCCAGATTGGTTTCGCGAGAATTATCCGGAAAAAGAAAGTGATGTCCTGAATATGGAAACTGGAAAACCTTATAAAATGAAAGAGGTCATGGATCTGGCAGAACATAGCTCTGAAGAAAACCTTGCACCTTATCCGCTTACGTTTAATATCAGTAAGGAAATTCCCGAGATGCTGGATTTACTGCTGCCGCTTAATTTGGGGTATGCAAAACCGAACTGGTTAGAGTCATCTTCATTTAAACGTGGAAACTGGGGTGGGATTATTGAGCTTTTTGTTGGCGGGCCGGGTGGCAAATTTCCTTACGTGCATAAAGATTATTATCATTTGAGTGCATGGATCAATCAACTGTATGGGGAGAAAATGTTTACAGTTTTTCCACGTGGGCAGGAGAAGTTCTTATATGCTACAGAAAAGAATCAATGGCGTTCGGAGGTGAACGTTTTTAACCCTGATCTGGAGAAACATCCGGAGTTTAAACATGCTACGCCAATTAGTTTTAAAGTAAGTGCCGGCGAAACTTTATATATCCCTTTTGGGATCTGGCATACGGCACATTCCTTATCACCAACTATTTCAGTGGCTTTTGACCAGCTGAATAGCAAGAACTTTCCTCTGTTTATGAATGATGTCTGGAATTTTAAGAAGGAGGGAAGTAAATTAAAAGCTGTTGCTGCTTATTTATATGCACTTGCTTCCGGAATGGGATGCCGTTTGAAAGAGAATTTCTAA
- the ilvA gene encoding threonine ammonia-lyase IlvA, producing MELEKEVELDFEAAAARIADTVKRTQLEYNEGLSLKYNAKIYLKREDLQVVRSYKLRGAYNMISTLDQTQTSRGVVCASAGNHAQGVAYSCKKLGIQGVIFMPEITPRQKIKQTEMFGGENIKIVLVGDTFDDCMKEALAYTAEHQMVFVPPFDNIKVIEGQGTVGIEIYQDLPETEVIVMPIGGGGLASGVGSYFKNINPQIKLIGVEPEGAPSMNQALKNGSPVTLDYIDRFVDGAAVKRVGNLNFKYCSDLLDEMLLIPEGKICTTILKLYNEDAIVVEPAGALAVAALDQLKDTITGKTVVCIVSGGNNDIERMQEIKEKSLLFEGLKHYFIVRFPQRPGALKSFVNNVLGPHDDITRFEFIKKTNRENGPALVGIELQESTDYTSLKERMAEFKFEVIDLNNDQTLFEYLV from the coding sequence ATGGAGCTGGAAAAGGAAGTAGAACTGGATTTTGAGGCAGCCGCCGCACGTATTGCAGATACCGTTAAGCGTACCCAATTAGAGTATAATGAAGGACTATCATTAAAATACAATGCAAAAATCTATCTGAAAAGAGAAGATTTGCAAGTGGTGCGTTCTTATAAATTGCGTGGTGCATATAATATGATCAGCACACTGGATCAAACACAAACCAGCCGCGGGGTGGTTTGTGCAAGTGCCGGAAATCACGCACAGGGCGTTGCTTATTCTTGTAAAAAACTAGGTATCCAGGGTGTTATTTTCATGCCGGAAATTACTCCAAGACAGAAAATCAAACAGACTGAAATGTTTGGTGGAGAGAATATCAAAATTGTACTTGTCGGTGATACTTTTGATGACTGCATGAAGGAAGCATTAGCTTATACGGCTGAACATCAGATGGTCTTCGTTCCTCCTTTTGATAATATCAAAGTGATAGAAGGTCAGGGAACTGTAGGTATTGAAATTTATCAGGACCTCCCGGAAACTGAGGTTATTGTGATGCCTATTGGCGGCGGTGGTCTGGCTTCTGGTGTAGGCAGCTACTTCAAAAACATCAATCCACAGATTAAACTGATTGGTGTAGAACCTGAAGGTGCTCCATCCATGAATCAGGCTTTAAAGAACGGCAGCCCTGTTACACTGGATTATATTGATCGTTTTGTAGATGGTGCAGCTGTGAAGCGTGTGGGTAACCTCAACTTCAAATATTGCAGTGATTTACTGGATGAAATGTTATTAATTCCTGAAGGTAAGATCTGTACAACTATCTTAAAGTTATACAATGAAGATGCGATTGTCGTAGAACCAGCAGGAGCACTTGCTGTAGCTGCACTCGATCAATTGAAAGATACAATTACCGGCAAAACCGTAGTCTGTATCGTGAGTGGTGGTAACAACGATATTGAGAGAATGCAGGAAATTAAAGAGAAGTCTTTGCTTTTCGAGGGTCTGAAGCACTATTTTATTGTTCGCTTTCCACAAAGGCCAGGTGCATTGAAATCATTTGTGAACAACGTATTAGGGCCTCACGATGATATCACCCGTTTTGAATTTATCAAAAAGACTAACAGGGAAAATGGCCCTGCACTGGTTGGTATAGAACTACAGGAAAGCACTGACTATACCTCTTTAAAAGAGAGAATGGCAGAATTTAAGTTCGAAGTTATTGATTTAAATAATGATCAGACTTTGTTTGAATATCTGGTATAA
- a CDS encoding 2-isopropylmalate synthase: MLHDPNRVYVFDTTLRDGEQVPGCQLSTPEKIEIAKALEALGVDVIEAGFPISSPGDFQSVVELSKAVREPIICALTRANRKDIDSAVAALQYAKRPRIHTGIGSSDMHIKYKFNSTREEILQRAVEAVKYAKQFVEDIEFFAEDAGRADNAFLAQMIEAVIAAGATVVNIPDTNGYCLPEQYGSKILYLKQNVQNIDQAIISVHCHNDLGLATANTLAGVINGARQVECTINGIGERAGNTALEEVAMVLKTHHALNLKTNINTKHFSEISAKVSRMMRMPVQPNKAIIGQNAFAHSSGIHQDGFLKHRENYEIINPEDVGIDAAGIILTARSGRHALKHHLERLGYVIEKINLDQVYEKFLLLADQKLEISDDDLLSLMSDGEEHTYKNGYKLNSLHVVCGDSALPVATVKLEHEGTEKEAKAEGNGPVNATIKAIESIIGKDIQLKEFTIQAMHGGSDDTSKVNMRVIFEERSYLGYGFSTDIVKASADAYLDALNKFL, from the coding sequence ATGCTACACGATCCTAATAGAGTTTACGTATTTGACACGACCCTTCGTGATGGAGAACAAGTTCCAGGCTGCCAGCTTTCTACACCAGAAAAAATAGAAATTGCAAAAGCACTGGAAGCGCTCGGCGTAGACGTGATTGAAGCTGGTTTTCCAATATCCAGTCCTGGTGATTTCCAAAGTGTAGTTGAATTATCCAAAGCAGTAAGAGAGCCAATCATTTGTGCACTGACCAGAGCAAACAGAAAGGATATCGATTCGGCCGTAGCTGCTTTACAATATGCTAAACGCCCAAGAATACATACCGGAATAGGCTCTTCCGATATGCACATCAAATATAAATTCAACAGCACACGCGAAGAAATTCTGCAACGCGCTGTAGAAGCTGTAAAATATGCCAAACAATTTGTAGAAGACATCGAGTTTTTTGCAGAGGATGCAGGCCGTGCAGATAATGCATTTTTGGCACAGATGATTGAGGCTGTAATTGCAGCAGGCGCAACCGTGGTAAATATTCCTGATACCAACGGCTATTGTCTTCCGGAACAATACGGATCAAAAATCCTTTACCTGAAACAAAATGTTCAGAATATAGACCAGGCCATTATCTCTGTGCATTGCCACAATGATTTAGGATTGGCAACAGCGAATACTTTGGCCGGCGTAATCAACGGTGCACGCCAGGTAGAGTGTACGATCAATGGTATCGGTGAACGTGCAGGTAATACTGCATTGGAAGAAGTAGCTATGGTTTTAAAAACACACCATGCCCTGAACCTGAAAACTAATATCAATACCAAACATTTCAGCGAGATCAGTGCTAAAGTGAGCCGTATGATGAGAATGCCGGTACAGCCGAACAAGGCAATTATCGGACAAAATGCTTTTGCACATAGCTCAGGTATCCACCAGGACGGTTTCCTTAAACACAGAGAAAATTACGAAATCATTAACCCTGAAGATGTAGGAATCGATGCAGCAGGCATTATTCTGACCGCAAGAAGTGGCCGTCATGCCTTAAAGCATCACCTGGAAAGATTAGGTTATGTGATTGAGAAGATCAATCTGGATCAGGTATATGAGAAATTCCTTTTACTGGCAGATCAGAAATTAGAAATCTCAGATGATGACTTATTATCATTAATGAGTGATGGTGAAGAACATACTTATAAAAACGGTTATAAACTGAATTCTTTACATGTAGTTTGCGGAGATTCAGCATTACCAGTAGCGACCGTAAAATTAGAACATGAAGGGACAGAGAAAGAGGCGAAAGCTGAAGGTAACGGCCCCGTGAATGCAACGATTAAAGCTATAGAAAGTATCATTGGTAAAGATATTCAGTTGAAAGAATTTACAATTCAGGCGATGCACGGTGGCAGCGATGACACGAGTAAAGTAAATATGAGAGTAATTTTCGAGGAACGTTCTTATTTAGGCTATGGCTTCAGTACTGACATCGTTAAGGCATCGGCCGATGCTTACCTGGATGCATTAAATAAATTCTTATAA